From the Paenibacillus sp. R14(2021) genome, the window AGTGGCAGGGCCACGAAGGCGAGGAGCGCCAGCAGGAGGCGCAGCAGTTCGAGGTATGGGCGGCCAGCGAGAAGCGCGAGCTGCAGGAGTCGTGGCCGCAGGAGCGGGTCATCGCCGCGGCGGAAGTGCTCGTGGAGCAGCAGCCGAATCTCAGCGTGGCGTTCAAGCTAGGGGATATTTCGGTGAAGGGGCCGCTGTCAGAGTTCGGGCAGACCATTCATTTTGCCACCTACAATGGCCGTTATATCGCCCTCGTCGAAGGTGACTTCTTCCAATTCGATCGCAGCATGTCGCCGGTCGAGCTGCTGCAGCCGCCGGATTTGCTTGAAGTGCTGGAAGTCGTGGGACGTAAGAAAGAGAAGGAAACGCCTAAAGACGATCTGCCGTATTAATGCGGCGGACGGGAGCCATGAGAGGAGTCTTGCGCTTGCTCAACACGCGGTTCGGATACGGGCTGTCAGTGCTGGCTGCGATTGTTCTGGGGCTCGGCTCCAGGCATTATGCCCATGACTTGCCGGATTGGCTGGCGGACCATGCGGGCGATGCGCTCTGGGCGTGCATGGTTTACTTCGGCTGCCGCTTGCTCTGTCCCGGCCGAAGTCTGCGATTCGCAGCCTGCACGAGTCTTCTGTTCTGTTGCGCGATCGAGTGCAGCCAGCTTTATCAGGCCGATTGGATCAACGCGTTCAGGCATACAAAGCTTGGCGGGCTCGTGCTCGGACAAGGCTTCCTTGCCGTAGACTTCCTGCGTTATACAGTCGGAGTCATCGCTGCTCTAAGCATGGATGGGTTGTCGCAGGCAGGAAGAAGACGAACAGCAGACAGCATCACGACTTTCAAATAGCGAGTTTGGGCGATTGGCAGGCATAGAAGCTTCCAGTCGCCTTTTTTACATACAGATCTCCATGCTTCGGTCGAACCGAAGTCAATTCTATTCAGAAAGAAAGCAGGTGTACCATGAGAGAATGGTTGGATGATGAAGCGCTTCTTCGTAGTCGGATTCCGTCGCTGCACGCCTGTACGAAGCTCGAACGTATCTATAAAGGGTACTCGGGCGACACCAAATTGATCGGCTTTGCCAGCGATGACCGGCCGCTCTACCTGCTTAGAACCTATAGCTTAGATGAGAAAACGAGAAAGGAATCGGAATTCGCAGCCCTTCAGCTGATGGAGCGTCATGGCGTGCCCTGCTCGCGGCCGATTGAAATCGGCGATCTGCCGGATCTCGGCATCGGATACATGCTCTTGTCCTACATCGAGGGAGCTGAAGCGACGGATGCGCTGCCGCTTCTGACGGGTCGCGAGCAGTATGCGGTCGGCGTTCAAGCTGGCATCGAGCTGCGCGGCATCCATCAGGTGCGTCCGGCCGATCCGATTCGGCCTTGGCATGAACGTATGGCGGTCAAGCATGCCGCTTACCGGGAGGCCTATGCCAGCTGCGGCACGATTCTCCGGGATGAGGCGAAGCTCTTGTCCTTTATTGACGGGCATCTTCATCTCATGCAGGACAGGCCGAACCGGTTTCAGCATGATGATTACCACGTCGGCAACCTGGTGATTGCAGGCGGCCGTCTGTCCGGGGTCATTGATTTTAATCGCTTCGATTGGGGAGATCCCCTGCATGATTTCCTGAAGGCCGGTATGTTCAGCGCAAAAGTCAGCGTGCCTTTTGCTGTTGGCCAAATTCGAGGGTATTGGAACGGCAGCGAGCCAGACGAGCGCTTCTGGCAGCTGTACGCGCTCTACTTGGCGATGACGCTTATCTCATCCGTCGTGTGGATTCTTAACGTGAAGCCGGAGGAGCTTGACCTCATGCTGCTTAAGATTAACGCGGTCTTGGACGATCACGACAGCTTCGAACGTATCGTTCCTGCTTGGTACAGCTCCTATGCGGAAGCCGATTGACATTGGATGCGGCGATTGTTATTATTTGCAATAACTTCAATATCTTGAATGGCTAAGAAGAGAAGAGTACCTTGGCGACGTCTTTCGCAGAGAGCCCCGGCAGCTGGGAAGGGGTAAAGCACCGACTTGGGAATATGGTCTCTGAGCTGCGCATCGAAGCCCACGTGGTTGTAGACTGCGCCGGAACCCGCATCCGTTAACGTGCTAGGGTATACACGCGAGCCGCGTCGTACCTGAAGAGGCAAATGCCGAGAGGCATTGGTAAAATTGGGTGGTACCGCGTGAGTTTCAACTCTCGTCCCTTTGGGATGGGAGTTTTTTGCGTTCTAAGACAAGGAGGGAAGCGGAATGGCGAATATTTTTATCGGTGGGGCATGGCCTTATGCGAACGGTTCCCTGCACCTGGGCCGGCTGGCGAGCTTGCTGCCGGGCGACGTGCTGGCGCGTTATTACCGTGCAAGAGGCGACAAGGTGCTGTACGTCTCCGGGAGCGACTGTCATGGGACGCCCGTCGCCGTGCAAGCCGCGCAGGAGGGAGTTTCACCCAAGGCTGTCGCGAGCCGCTATCACGAGGAGTTCGTGGATTGCTTTGAGAAGCTCGGCTTCTCGTACGATCTCTATACCCGCACAGACCAGGAATTCCATCATCGTGTCGTTCAAGATCTATTCCTCCAGCTGCTGGAGAACGGCTGGTTGTACAAGAAAACGGTTCAGCAAAGCTTCTGCGAGACGGATCAGCGTTTCCTGCCCGACCGATATGTGGAAGGCACGTGTCCGGTATGCGGAAATCGCGCCCGCGGGGACCAATGCGACTATTGCTCGACGCTGCTCGATCCATCGGACCTCACGGATAAGACATGCAAGCTTTGCGGCAACCCGCCTGTCGACCGCCCTGCGGAACATTATTATTTGGCGCTCAGCCGCTTTCAGGCAGCACTCGCGGATTACGCGAAGGATCATCCGGAATGGAGAGAGAACGCCATCCAGATTACGAAGCGTTACTTGGAAGAAGGCCTCCAGGATCGTGCCGTAACCCGGGATTTATCGTGGGGCGTGAGTGTTCCCGTACCGGGATTCGAAGACAAGAAAATCTATGTGTGGATCGAAGCCGTCAGCGGCTACTTGTCGGCCAGCCAGCAGTGGGCGGAGGAGAACAGCGGCAGCTGGACGGATTTTTGGGTGGACGGGAACGAACCGATCACCGCCTATTACGTGCACGGCAAAGACAATGTGCCTTTCCATACGCTCATTTGGCCGGCGATCCTAATGGGCGCAGGCGGCCTGCACCTGCCCGACCGAATCGTTTCCTGCGAGTACATGACTCTAGAGGGAAAGAAATTTTCGACGAGCCGTAATTGGGCAGTTTGGGTGCCGGATATTCTGAGCCGGTATGGGCCGGATTCGATTCGTTATTTTCTGATCGCGAATGGTCCTGAGAAGAGGGATACCGACTTTTCCTGGCGGGAATTTATTCACAGTCATAACGGCGAGCTGCTTGGCGCCTTCGGCAATTTCGTCAACCGGACGCTGGCCTTTATCGTAAAGTCCTTCGAGGGGCGGGTACCGGAAGGAACGCTTGACGAAGAATGGGGAGCGGCGATTGCGCGTCTATACTCGGATTCAGGCGCACTCATCGAGCATGGCCATTTTAAAGAAGCGATCGAGCTGATCTTCGCAAGCGTCCGCCAGGCCAACAAATATTTTGATGAGCAGAAGCCGTGGCTGCAAATCAAGGAAAATCGCGCGGCGTGTGGAAATACATTGTATGTCTGCGTTCAAATTATCGCCAACCTGGCGAACCTGCTTCAGCCGTTCGTTCCGTTCTCGTGCGATCGGATCAGGCGGTTTCTCGCGTTTCAGCCTCCGGTATGGGAGCCTGTTGCCGCCTCGGCTGGCCAGCAGATTAACGATTTGACGCTGCTGTTCGAACGCATCGACGTCAGCCGGATCGAAGAGGAGACGCAGCGGATGGAACAGCACCGGACATCTTAGTTCCCTTCTAAGGCTTGCAGCAGGGTATGGTTAAACGCAGCCTGATCCTCCTTGTAGTTGTCGGTGTAGCGGTTGAGCATGCGAACGCCGACGGCGTTATGCGTTGGTAGTACGACGCAGTGGCAGCCGGCGGCTCCGGACGCATAATACCAATTGTCCTGATGATACAGCCGAAGAGGCGTTTCCCGGCTTCCTCGGATGTCAGAAGCTCATCATACAGGTCGAATAGTTCTGGCGGAAGCAGACGATTGCCGTTAATGATGCCTTTGCCTAGATGCAGCATTCCCCAGCGTGCAAGGTCAAGCGAGCTCGTGTAGAGATTGCGCTCATGCCCTTCGTTCGATTCGATTCGGACGGAGGCATAACTGCCGTCTGCCTGAAAGACGCAAACGAGACTCGCCTTCGGAACAGAGACCCATTCCGTTGCGCTGCATTGGAGCGGATCAAGGACCTTCGCGGTCAGCAGGTCAGCGATAGTGGAGCCTGTTAGCGCTTGAATGAGCTTGCCGGTCAACCCTCCTTCGTAGCATTTTCTGGGAAAAAGGCTCAAATTGCAAAATCATCCTTCGTCGTTTGCATAGGTACAGGAGCTGGCTGTCCGAGAAAGCTTTCATCATATTTTCATAGAAAGCGAACTCTGCCAGGCTCCTTCAGGCTTCTTTATTCGTAGTTTAGGAGGAATGCAATCATGCCGATGAGAACGAAAGCCGCCATCGTAACCGGTACTTCACGCGGGATTGGCGAAGCGCTTGGAGCTGCACTGCTTGAGCAGGGCTATCGCGTTTACGGCGTATCGCGGTCGGAATCGCAGCGACTGCATGACGAGGCGCACTATACGGCAATGTCGTGCGACCTATCGGATGCGGAGCAGGTCGGATTGCTCGCGGAGCGGTTATTTCGCGAGTATCCTCTTGCGTCGGCCGAAGAACTGCTGCTCATCAATAATGCAGCTATGCAGGAGCCGCTCAGGCCGCTTGAGGCCGTTTCTGTAACGGAAATGACAGATCATATTCAGACAAGCCTGCTTGCGCCGATGGCGTTATGCAGCGCGTTTATTCGCAATACAGCCAGCTTACCTATGTTGAAACGAATTGTGAACGTCACCTCGGGGCTTGCGCTCTATTCCGCGCCGTCGATGAGTTTGTATTGCAGCAGCAAGGCGGCACTGAACATGCTGACGCGATGCATCGCCGACGAACAGCGGGATCGGCCTTATCCGGTATTTGCTTACGCCGTGGATCCGGGCATGACCGAGACGC encodes:
- the metG gene encoding methionine--tRNA ligase, which gives rise to MANIFIGGAWPYANGSLHLGRLASLLPGDVLARYYRARGDKVLYVSGSDCHGTPVAVQAAQEGVSPKAVASRYHEEFVDCFEKLGFSYDLYTRTDQEFHHRVVQDLFLQLLENGWLYKKTVQQSFCETDQRFLPDRYVEGTCPVCGNRARGDQCDYCSTLLDPSDLTDKTCKLCGNPPVDRPAEHYYLALSRFQAALADYAKDHPEWRENAIQITKRYLEEGLQDRAVTRDLSWGVSVPVPGFEDKKIYVWIEAVSGYLSASQQWAEENSGSWTDFWVDGNEPITAYYVHGKDNVPFHTLIWPAILMGAGGLHLPDRIVSCEYMTLEGKKFSTSRNWAVWVPDILSRYGPDSIRYFLIANGPEKRDTDFSWREFIHSHNGELLGAFGNFVNRTLAFIVKSFEGRVPEGTLDEEWGAAIARLYSDSGALIEHGHFKEAIELIFASVRQANKYFDEQKPWLQIKENRAACGNTLYVCVQIIANLANLLQPFVPFSCDRIRRFLAFQPPVWEPVAASAGQQINDLTLLFERIDVSRIEEETQRMEQHRTS
- a CDS encoding SDR family NAD(P)-dependent oxidoreductase; this translates as MPMRTKAAIVTGTSRGIGEALGAALLEQGYRVYGVSRSESQRLHDEAHYTAMSCDLSDAEQVGLLAERLFREYPLASAEELLLINNAAMQEPLRPLEAVSVTEMTDHIQTSLLAPMALCSAFIRNTASLPMLKRIVNVTSGLALYSAPSMSLYCSSKAALNMLTRCIADEQRDRPYPVFAYAVDPGMTETQMQVTARSQPKGDFPYVDFFRESHEQGELRTSDEVAAEILRLLAMERPNGSLLRVSD
- a CDS encoding phosphotransferase family protein, whose translation is MREWLDDEALLRSRIPSLHACTKLERIYKGYSGDTKLIGFASDDRPLYLLRTYSLDEKTRKESEFAALQLMERHGVPCSRPIEIGDLPDLGIGYMLLSYIEGAEATDALPLLTGREQYAVGVQAGIELRGIHQVRPADPIRPWHERMAVKHAAYREAYASCGTILRDEAKLLSFIDGHLHLMQDRPNRFQHDDYHVGNLVIAGGRLSGVIDFNRFDWGDPLHDFLKAGMFSAKVSVPFAVGQIRGYWNGSEPDERFWQLYALYLAMTLISSVVWILNVKPEELDLMLLKINAVLDDHDSFERIVPAWYSSYAEAD
- a CDS encoding serine hydrolase — its product is MTGKLIQALTGSTIADLLTAKVLDPLQCSATEWVSVPKASLVCVFQADGSYASVRIESNEGHERNLYTSSLDLARWGMLHLGKGIINGNRLLPPELFDLYDELLTSEEAGKRLFGCIIRTIGIMRPEPPAATASYYQRITPSAFACSTATPTTTRRIRLRLTIPCCKP
- a CDS encoding DUF2809 domain-containing protein gives rise to the protein MLNTRFGYGLSVLAAIVLGLGSRHYAHDLPDWLADHAGDALWACMVYFGCRLLCPGRSLRFAACTSLLFCCAIECSQLYQADWINAFRHTKLGGLVLGQGFLAVDFLRYTVGVIAALSMDGLSQAGRRRTADSITTFK